In the Tamandua tetradactyla isolate mTamTet1 chromosome 8, mTamTet1.pri, whole genome shotgun sequence genome, TGTACAGGACACAGTAGGAGAAAAACAAGTAGGGTAGATGCTTATACACTTAGGTTCAAGCTTGGAATGTAGAATTCAAAACGTGTGTTGAATATAGGAATTAACTGATGAGAAAAATAGATTATATATGAAAGTTCATTTCATATATTGAACAAGTACAaagcaataaatatattttctcagtCTAAAATAGGTCATTTCACAGTAATGTCATCATTCCATGTGAGTGAATCAAATACCTGTTGTTACAGGGAATACGTAATGCACCTCTTGGATACAGCCCTTCATTTGCCAAGTGGAATGTCGGTTACCAACATTAGCGAAAATGACCTGCCAGATGTTCTTTTCCTGACGGGAATCCCAGGAATGGAAGCTGTCCACATCTGGATTGCGATTCCCTTTTGCGCCATGTACCTGGTAGCACTGGTTGGAAACACTGCTCTCATATTGCTTATTGCAATAGATAACACCCTTCATGCACCCATGTACCTCTTCCTCTGTCTTCTCTCCTTCACCGACCTGGCCCTCAGCTCCACCACTGTGCCCAAAATGCTGGCCATTTTATGGCTCCACCATGGTGAGATTTCTTTTGGTGGTTGCCTGGCCCAGATGTTTTGTGTCCATTCTATCTATGCTCTGGAGTCCTCGGTTCTTCTTGCCATGGCTTTTGATCGATATGTGGCTATCTGCAACCCTCTGAGATACACGACCATCCTCAACCATACTGTCATAGGCAGGATTGGACTGGTTGGGATATTCCGTAGTATAACTGTGGTCTCCCCATTCATCTTCTTGCTTAAGCGACTTCCCTACTGTGGTCACCGTGTCATGGCACACACATACTGTGAGCATATGGGCATTGCACGACTGGCTTGCGCCAATATTACAGTCAATATTGTCTATGGGCTGACCGTGGCCCTGCTGGCCATGGGTCTGGATTCCATCCTCATTGCCATCTCCTATGTCTTTATTCTCAATGCTGTCTTCCACCTCCCATCCCGTGATGCCCGGCACAAGGCTCTGAGTACCTGTGGTTCCCACCTAGGCGTGATCTTGGTTTTCTACATTCCTGCCTTCTTCTCCTTCCTCACTCATCGCTTTGGCCAGCACCGAGTCCCCAAGCATGTGCACATCTTTCTGGCTAATCTGTACGTGCTGGTGCCTCCTGTGCTCAACCCAATCATCTATGGGGCTAGAACCAAAGAAATTCGGAGCCGACTCCTGAAACCGTTTTACCTGGAGAAGGTCCAAATGAAATTTGAAGTTGAGAAAGTAAGGTAAACTGGTAAAGGAACTGTCTAATGCATTTACATTCATGATGGCCTAAGATTTGAGAATGATGGGTTGATATGGGTGGAAATGAAATGGCCAGGAAAATTTGCATCATATATGATCACAATGAACATAATATATTGCTGAGGCCCTTGAGCAACTCTGAATTTTCCAGAAAGGACTTGCATTTTCTCTGTCATCTCAGAGGGGCTATATCTTCCCCCAAATCTAGGCCTTTCTTGCTCTGTAGAGAACCCTCTGTCCCACAGTGGAGATATTCTTCTGTGAGGTAAAGTGGAAAATGTGAAGAATGTTGGACTGAATTGGAATCTGAACTCTTCCACTTTGGACTGTGTTTCAGAATACAAAGTCTAAAATTGTACTGCCTTGGTTTGAATCCTCACATCTTAACTAACTAGTTTTATGAAGTTGAACTTGTTAAATCTTTGTATGCCTTAATTGGGCCAACTAAAATAGAGATAACAGTACTACCTAACCTTCCTAAGTTTGTACCTTCCTAAGTTTGTAGCAAGCAGTAAATAATCTAATGTCTTAGAAAATTTATAACAGTGCCTgacatgtaataaataaatataaaatggaaaaatcacataaacTCTCTAAACATTCGTCACACTTAATACCCCCAGCCTTTATAAAGTGCTTAAAATAACACCTGACACaaaataagcattcaataaaatttgtGGTGGTTGGTAATATTTTGGTTAACAGTGATTAGTTAAActttgttttcttataattatatgacaaaataacttaaatatttagtatttctttgtttattgatCATTTGATGTATTGCTTGGCTTTCTCAAACTTCTTCACATTAGTTATCATGTCTGTGACTTATACATTATTAAGAGGCACCAATATGTATTATGGACCATATAATATTCTTTATTGAATTAGTGAATAGATGAATGATGTCCTTATAATGTTGTTGCAATGAGTAAGGACAATTAGAGCAAGTGTCTATCAAAATTTATGACATAGAGTAGATATTCAGTGatttgatttctgttttatttatgttgCATTAAAGCCATCTTGATAGAGGTATCTATACAACAAGGATTaggacagaaataaagaagagtattcaattcagaaaaaaaatcagagggaAAACATCACAAAGTCCATGGTTGTAATAAGAGGAGAAACTCCACTTGTGGACTTGGAGGATTGAAGTTTGGCTGTAGAGGCAAGTTCATACACAGGGAGCTGTAGTGGGACAGGGCCAGGGCCAGACAAGTGTCTGGCCTCAGAGAAGACTgcaaagaaagattaaaatggtacaacagaaactggaagagaaggaacaAGACAATGGGGTACAAAGAAGTCAACAGAGACGATTATTGAAAAATCTTAAGAAAGATAGGGGAGATTAGTTTCCAAGGGGCCTTAAAAAACTGGGCTGAAATTTGAAGACATGGGCAGCCCTTAGAAGTTTTATGAATCTGTCTATATTGAAACAAGTGATGGCTCAATCTCAACCAGATCTtattaaaatccaaaataaagtGAGATGGTGATTAACAGGCTGTTTTCCCAGGGCCcattttttttcagcatcagtcttcctttaaaaaacatattttctatgtTTGCACTCAACAGGAATTCAAATTTTGAATATGGATGGAAATCACCAATTCTCAAGCATGTATAAATGAT is a window encoding:
- the LOC143645192 gene encoding olfactory receptor 52D1, with translation MSVTNISENDLPDVLFLTGIPGMEAVHIWIAIPFCAMYLVALVGNTALILLIAIDNTLHAPMYLFLCLLSFTDLALSSTTVPKMLAILWLHHGEISFGGCLAQMFCVHSIYALESSVLLAMAFDRYVAICNPLRYTTILNHTVIGRIGLVGIFRSITVVSPFIFLLKRLPYCGHRVMAHTYCEHMGIARLACANITVNIVYGLTVALLAMGLDSILIAISYVFILNAVFHLPSRDARHKALSTCGSHLGVILVFYIPAFFSFLTHRFGQHRVPKHVHIFLANLYVLVPPVLNPIIYGARTKEIRSRLLKPFYLEKVQMKFEVEKVR